CGAACGCGTAGATCACGACGTTGCCGAGCACCATGGTGCCCGCGGTGCGCACCGGTGTCCGGTCGCCGCCGCGGCCGGCGAGCGCGCCGACCAGCGCGCCGGCGAAGACGAACCCGACGATGTAGCCGGCGCTCGCGCCGGACAGGCCCGCGGTGCCGTGCTGGAACCACGGCACGCCCACGGCGCCGACGAGCAGGTACACCAGCATCGACGCGGCGCCGCGCGACATGCCGAGCGACGCGCCGACGAGCAGCGCGGCGAACGTCTGGCCGGTCATCGGCACCGGGCTGCCCGGGACCGGGATGGTCAGCTGCGCGGCGGCGCCGGTGAGCACGGCACCGCCGGCGACCAGCGCGATGTCCCGGACGAGCGAGCCGGGCACGAGGTCGGCCAGCACGGGCCGCTTGCCGGCGAAGGACAGCGAAGACACGAAACCTCCCTGGGTGAGCAGACGATCGAGGTTAACGCTCGTTACCCCGGGAAAAACCCCGGAAGTTGCGTTCCTCACCGGCCACCCGTCCGGGTGGACCCGATCAGGGAAGGCACCCGGCCTGCCGATGACGAAGAGGGTAACTACGAACTGTCACGGAACCGAGGAGGCCGGTGCATGCGAAACGCCAGGAAGAGGACATTCCGGTTGCTGGCGGTGACGACGCTGGCCGCCCCGCTCCTGGTCGCCGCCGCGCCGGTCACGTCCACCGGATGGGCGTCTTCCGGCTCGGTCGACGTGACCATCGACAACGAGCACGTCGTCACCGGTGAACTGGCGAAATGCACCGTCGACGGCCCCTACAGCGCCCGGACGCAGGGCGGTGAGACCGGTGACGTCGCGGTGTTCGGCTTCGGCGAGACCGGCTGCGGGCGCTCGGACGCGGTGTCGATCGCGCAGGCGTCCGGGCACCGGTTCGAGACCACCGTGCTGAAGCGCTACGGCGGCCCGGCGCTCTCCGTGCGCACCTATTCGGCGAAGTGCGCGACGACGGCCACCGGCAGCCTGGGCGAGGTCGAGGTCGGCACGGTCGGCGGGATCACCGTGCCCGCGCAGATCCCGCCGAACGATCGGATCGTCATCCCCGGCGGGCCCGCGGGCACCGCGCTGGCGACGGTGATCCTCAACGAGACCGTGACGCCCCAGCCGCCGGACGGCAGCCTGGTGACGCACGCGCTGCACATCAAGCTGTTCCCGCAGGGCGGCCCGGCGAGCGGGGACATCTACCTCGGCACGGCGGCGTGCGACCCGTTCGGGAAGAAGTAGCGCCCCAAGGCGGCCTTGGGTGCATCCAACGCACCGAAGGCCGCCGTGGGTGCGTTGAACGCACCGAAGGCCACATTGGGGCGCTCAGGGCCGGGGGTCAGACGGTCGTGAAGCGGGCAGCCGCCGCGACGAACTCGCCGGCCCGGGTCGCCAGGTCCGGGAGGCTCCCGCTCGGCGAGAGCGCGTCGCCCAGCAACGGGGTCGCCGCGGCGACCGCGATCGCGCCCGCGCGCAGGTAGCCCTCGACGTCGGCCAGGTGGACGCCACCGGTCGGGACCAGCGGGACGTCCGGCAGGGGCGCCCGGATCGCGCGCAGGTACGCGACCCCGCCGACGGCCGCGACCGGGAACACCTTGACCGCGGCCGCACCGAGGCGCCAGGCCTGGTCGATCTCCGTCGGCGTCAGCGCGCCGCAGATCACCGGGGTCTCCAGTTCGGCGGCGCGTTCGAGGACGGCCGGGTTGACCGTCGGCGTGATCAGGTACGCGGCGCCGGCGTCGACCGCGATGTCCACATCGGACGATTCGCGGACGCTGCCCGCGCCGATCAGCGCGTCGTCGCCGAGCGCCAGGCGCAGCGCGGTGATCGCGGCGGGCGCGCCCGGCGTCGTCAGCGTCGCTTCGAGCAGGCGGATGCCCGCCGCGTGCAGCACCATCGCCGCGTCGGCGAACCGCGATGCGTCGGACGCGCGCAGGATCGCGACGAGCCGGTGTTCCGCCAGCGCGGCCTGCAGATCCTTCACGCGGCCGGCCCGACGAACGCCGTGCCGGTGTGGGTGATCCCCGCCTTGTCGAAGTCCTCGATCGTCGCGTCCACCGTCGGCTGCGACCCGCCGACCGTCAGGTCCAGCAGCACCCGCACGCCGAAGCCCGCCTTCGCCGCGTCGAGCGCCGTCGCGCGGACGCAGAAGTCGGTCGCGATGCCGACGACGTCGACGTCGGTGACGTCGTGCTCGCGCAGCCACGTCTCCAGGGACTTCCCGTCGCGGGACGCGCCCTCGAAACCGGAGTACGCGGCGCTGTACTCGCCCTTGGAGAACACCTCGCCGATCGGGACGACGTCGAGCGCGGGGTGGAACGACGCGCCCGGC
This genomic window from Amycolatopsis mongoliensis contains:
- a CDS encoding biotin transporter BioY, whose translation is MSSLSFAGKRPVLADLVPGSLVRDIALVAGGAVLTGAAAQLTIPVPGSPVPMTGQTFAALLVGASLGMSRGAASMLVYLLVGAVGVPWFQHGTAGLSGASAGYIVGFVFAGALVGALAGRGGDRTPVRTAGTMVLGNVVIYAFGVPWLMASTGFALPTAFAKGVTPFLVGDAIKIVVAAGLLPLTWKLVSGRRSED
- a CDS encoding choice-of-anchor P family protein, translated to MLAVTTLAAPLLVAAAPVTSTGWASSGSVDVTIDNEHVVTGELAKCTVDGPYSARTQGGETGDVAVFGFGETGCGRSDAVSIAQASGHRFETTVLKRYGGPALSVRTYSAKCATTATGSLGEVEVGTVGGITVPAQIPPNDRIVIPGGPAGTALATVILNETVTPQPPDGSLVTHALHIKLFPQGGPASGDIYLGTAACDPFGKK
- a CDS encoding bifunctional 4-hydroxy-2-oxoglutarate aldolase/2-dehydro-3-deoxy-phosphogluconate aldolase, giving the protein MKDLQAALAEHRLVAILRASDASRFADAAMVLHAAGIRLLEATLTTPGAPAAITALRLALGDDALIGAGSVRESSDVDIAVDAGAAYLITPTVNPAVLERAAELETPVICGALTPTEIDQAWRLGAAAVKVFPVAAVGGVAYLRAIRAPLPDVPLVPTGGVHLADVEGYLRAGAIAVAAATPLLGDALSPSGSLPDLATRAGEFVAAAARFTTV
- a CDS encoding isochorismatase family protein, with protein sequence MGTALIVVDVQNDFCEGGSLGLPGGAAAAAAISKQAVEGGYSHVVATRDNHIDPGDHFSETPDFKDSWPVHCVAGTPGASFHPALDVVPIGEVFSKGEYSAAYSGFEGASRDGKSLETWLREHDVTDVDVVGIATDFCVRATALDAAKAGFGVRVLLDLTVGGSQPTVDATIEDFDKAGITHTGTAFVGPAA